From Pleuronectes platessa chromosome 17, fPlePla1.1, whole genome shotgun sequence, one genomic window encodes:
- the vrtn gene encoding vertnin produces the protein MIQRNEVVLSVLRELQEATESSGLDALTRVALGVDRVLAPFQLPRTPFQDFPEWAGVDDSARDLYPGDAPRDLLPLNCSGKGNLLFEAVSTLLVGNTGLSLELQVRTVVEMVLWKRYYLSGMIDSKMMLQAVRFSLSAEESEDMLNLPVTVLEAIFDADVKASCFPGAYANMWHVYALASVLESNIYSIYPMFNLKIRPYFNRVIRPRTWPKDSQPLTLHIMWSGELQSEVSFRPNNFVALANTRDLTFGNNDSEQRESPSKSEELQNPDSQFSYPSLKDKYNITKRTFYRWKRQTQEHCKKSASRYEAKYFLQACYLEGRLIPLHQFKEFFPEISRSSYYNWKHELLKTGGTFSTSSSTGEISPGESTEQEAWSSPEAKREEPEHHDSVASMFGLGLGKLDVERAQSLAHMQEAKRCLQNCIAMNASLPFRVFKRHFPGISRSTYYNWRREAMLFNRGYKGNVASSEDSSDADKSQSPKSLSPVLSNVTQPILPRMRIYRRQHISFRLAYMSKKQLRDDAKLHVQNSKWSLTKFKLKFPAMSPCFYWLWRSRQNQKEKMAAQRAEVLPVCVESTATEDKIIEARIEAPPMLPFIERPRYLENSTVPSFDVSHSKPVLHSQEPTDKQMFAMDVVALANFKAKAKLFLQQRFEEKSFPTFKEFRSYFPFTPRSTYYMWKRALHHGVSLIHG, from the exons ATGATTCAGAGGAACGAGGTTGTGCTGTCCGTGCTGCGAGAGCTCCAGGAGGCCACAGAGAGCTCCGGTCTGGATGCTCTCACCAGAGTGGCCCTGGGGGTGGACAGGGTCCTCGCTCCATTCCAGCTTCCCAGGACCCCCTTTCAGGATTTCCCGGAGTGGGCAGGCGTGGACGATTCGGCCCGTGACCTGTACCCGGGCGATGCACCCAGAGACCTCCTGCCTCTAAACTGCAGCGGAAAAGGCAACTTACTGTTTGAGGCAGTCAGCACACTGCTAGTGGGGAACACAGGACTTAGCTTGGAGCTACAG GTGCGGACTGTCGTGGAAATGGTGCTGTGGAAGCGATACTACCTCTCCGGGATGATCGATTCGAAAATGATGCTTCAGGCAGTTCGCTTCAGTCTCTCTGCTGAAGAGTCTGAGGACATGCTCAACTTGCCCGTCACAGTCCTGGAGGCCATCTTTGATGCAGACGTCAAAGCGTCCTGCTTCCCTGGCGCCTACGCCAACATGTGGCACGTTTACGCCCTGGCATCTGTCCTCGAGTCTAACATCTACTCCATCTATCCCATGTTCAACCTCAAGATCAGGCCCTATTTCAACCGTGTCATACGTCCGAGGACCTGGCCCAAAGACTCTCAGCCGTTAACCCTCCACATCATGTGGTCTGGCGAGCTGCAGTCCGAGGTCTCGTTCAGGCCAAATAATTTTGTCGCACTAGCCAATACCAGAGACCTCACATTTGGGAACAACGACAGCGAACAGAGAGAGTCTCCCAGCAAGAGCGAGGAGCTGCAGAACCCGGACTCGCAGTTTTCCTACCCAAGCCTGAAGGACAAGTACAACATTACCAAGAGGACATTCTACCGCTGGAAAAGGCAGACGCAGGAGCACTGCAAAAAGTCTGCTTCTAGGTACGAGGCAAAGTATTTCCTGCAGGCTTGCTACTTAGAGGGAAGGCTTATCCCCCTGCACCAATTTAAGGAGTTTTTCCCCGAGATCTCAAGGTCGTCTTACTATAACTGGAAGCACGAGCTTCTGAAAACTGGCGGAACCTTCTCCACCTCGTCTTCAACTGGAGAGATTAGTCCTGGAGAGAGCACGGAGCAGGAGGCCTGGTCCTCACCTGAAGCAAAACGGGAGGAGCCCGAACACCATGACAGCGTGGCCAGTATGTTTGGCCTCGGCCTCGGCAAGCTGGATGTAGAGCGGGCCCAGAGTTTGGCACACATGCAGGAAGCAAAGCGCTGTCTACAGAATTGCATCGCCATGAATGCCTCCCTCCCCTTCAGGGTCTTCAAGAGACATTTCCCCGGGATCTCCAGATCAACCTACTACaactggaggagagaggccATGCTGTTCAACAGAGGTTACAAAGGCAACGTCGCCAGCAGCGAGGACAGCTCAGATGCTGACAAGAGCCAGAGTCCAAAAAGTCTGTCTCCGGTCCTGTCTAACGTCACCCAGCCTATCTTACCCAGGATGAGGATCTACAGGAGACAGCACATCAGTTTCAGGTTGGCGTACATGAGTAAAAAACAGCTCAGAGATGATGCCAAACTGCACGTCCAGAATTCAAAGTGGTCCCTGACCAAGTTCAAGCTCAAGTTCCCGGCCATGTCCCCTTGTTTTTACTGGCTTTGGCGTAGCAGGCAGAACCAGAAGGAGAAAATGGCTGCCCAGCGTGCAGAGGTCCTCCCAGTTTGTGTGGAGAGCACTGCAACAGAGGACAAGATCATAGAGGCGAGGATAGAGGCCCCGCCCATGCTCCCGTTTATCGAGAGGCCGAGATATTTAGAAAACTCCACTGTTCCCTCTTTTGATGTCTCACATTCAAAACCTGTGCTTCACAGCCAGGAACCAACAGACAAGCAGATGTTTGCGATGGATGTTGTGGCGCTGGCCAACTTCAAGGCCAAGGCCAAGCTGTTCCTGCAGCAACGCTTTGAAGAGAAGTCCTTCCCTACGTTCAAAGAATTCAGGTCTTACTTCCCCTTCACGCCGCGGTCCACGTACTACATGTGGAAGCGAGCTCTGCATCACGGGGTGTCGCTGATTCACGGTTAA
- the LOC128460390 gene encoding mitochondrial basic amino acids transporter: protein MDFLAGCVGGAAGVLVGHPFDTVKVRLQVQSIDRPLYRGTYHCFQSIIRQESLLGLYKGIGSPMMGLTFINAIVFGVQGNTMRRLGHDTPLNQFLAGAAAGAIQSVICCPMELAKTRMQMQGTGEKKSTRKLYKNSLDCLVRIYNREGVRGVNRGMVTTLIRETPGFGVYFLAYDVLTRHLGCEPNDRYMIPKLLFCGGMAGIASWLSTYPVDVIKSRLQADGVGGVNQYSGIADCVRQSVRREGYMVFTRGLTSTLLRAFPVNAATFATVTLVLLYARGEEARPQECELAQPSQHAQIQAQPSSL, encoded by the exons ATGGACTTCCTCGCAGGATGCGTCGGAG GTGCTGCTGGAGTCTTAGTTGGACACCCATTCGACACAGTTAAG GTGAGACTGCAGGTCCAGAGTATTGATAGGCCACTGTACCGCGGGACCTACCACTGTTTCCAGTCCATTATCCGGCAGGAGTCG cTGTTGGGATTGTACAAAGGCATTGGGTCCCCCATGATGGGCCTGACGTTCATCAATGCTATAGTGTTTGGTGTTCAGGGAAACACCATGCGTCGCCTGGGACACGACACCCCTTTGAACCAGTTCCTTGCTGGTGCAGCGGCAGGTGCCATCCAGAGCGTCATCTGCTGCCCCATGGAGCTGGCTAAGACACGCATGCAAATGCAGGGTACCGGGGAGAAGAAATCCACCAGGAAGTTGTACAAGAACTCCCTGGACTGCTTGGTACGCATCTACAACCGTGAGGGTGTGAGGGGGGTGAACAGAGGCATGGTGACCACGCTTATCCGAGAAACACCTGGCTTCGGAGTGTATTTCCTGGCCTACGATGTGCTGACGCGTCACCTTGGCTGTGAGCCCAACGACCGCTACATGATCCCCAAGCTGCTGTTTTGCGGGGGCATGGCTGGCATCGCCTCCTGGCTCTCCACTTATCCCGTGGATGTGATCAAATCGCGGCTCCAGGCAGATGGGGTCGGTGGAGTAAACCAGTACAGCGGCATCGCTGACTGCGTGCGACAGAGCGTGAGGAGAGAGGGCTACATGGTGTTCACGCGGGGCCTCACCTCCACGCTGCTGAGAGCCTTCCCTGTGAATGCAGCTACCTTTGCTACGGTCACCCTCGTTCTCTTGTACGCTCGGGGGGAGGAAGCGCGACCACAAGAATGTGAGCTGGCTCAGCCAAGCCAACATGCACAGATACAGGCCCAACCCAGCAGCCTGTGA
- the LOC128460113 gene encoding uncharacterized protein LOC128460113 translates to MVATAHIVGTLILLSFIRAGVDGEDDLIFTEGGYDITFPCEKDIDVVCFHMWKLSRSQSQDIGIISNGEIVSVRSEDDRCTLRMEHLTGEDVGLHRCHERSYGLSTKTLISALELKLLPGKTVSLQCVLLSFLENAHCFTSRGQLITLTWVDETDTEIQDDAQHQITHRSRCDVTLTVAFQSPELLKFRCRATVNARVLTSVELLVRAPAPKGKGRGLVIELDSETQGRNHGTIGAAVGVACCVVLAVAVAVVVLNRRRTNNQLPDEPCSDDYRSVVMDTDNVIYADINLLGGSDRVWVPDVEPTEYSCVQYK, encoded by the exons ATGGTCGCAACTGCTCACATCGTGGGGACGCTGATCCTGCTTTCTTTTATCAGAGCAG GTGTAGATGGAGAAGACGATCTGATATTTACAGAGGGGGGTTATGATATCACATTTCCCTGTGAAAAGGACATTGATGTGGTCTGCTTTCATATGTGGAAGCTCAGCAGAAGCCAAAGTCAGGACATTGGCATCATCAGTAATGGAGAGATCGTGAGTGTCAGATCAGAGGACGACAGGTGCACTCTACGAATGGAACATCTCACAGGAGAGGATGTCGGACTCCATCGCTGCCATGAAAGGTCATACGGCCTCTCTACTAAGA cCTTGATCTCTGCCCTGGAGTTAAAACTCCTGCCCGGCAAAACAGTgtcactgcagtgtgtgttacTCTCCTTCTTGGAGAACGCACATTGCTTCACCAGTCGTGGTCAGTTGATCACCCTGACGTGGGTGGACGAGACCGACACTGAGATACAAGACGACGCCCAGCATCAGATAACTCATCGGTCCCGTTGTGATGTAACTCTGACTGTCGCCTTTCAAAGTCCTGAGCTCTTGAAGTTTAGGTGTCGGGCGACTGTGAATGCTCGGGTCCTGACTTCAGTGGAGCTGTTGGTCAGAGCTCCAG CTCCGAAAGGGAAGGGAAGAGGCCTGGTTATAGAACTGGATTCTGAAACTCAAG GTCGTAACCACGGCACCATCGGGGCGGCTGTGGGAGTGGCATGCTGTGTGGTTTTGGCCGTGGCGGTTGCAGTGGTTGTTCTGAACAGAAGAAGAACCA acaaCCAGCTGCCCGATGAGCCTTGTTCAGACGACTACAGATCAGTC GTCATGGATACAGACAATGTCATCTACGCTGACATTAATCTCCTTGGCGGCTCTGACAGAGTGTGGGTCCCTGACGTGGAGCCCACTGAATACTCTTGTGTCCAATACAAATAG